The following proteins are encoded in a genomic region of Mycobacterium sp. 155:
- a CDS encoding VWA domain-containing protein, protein MGSGHAAGGHGHTSRYSRYTGGPDPLAPPIDLRDALEQIGQNVMEGSSPRRAFSELLRRGTRNMRGTDRLAAEANRRRRELLQRNNLDGTLQDIKKLLDEAVLAERKELARALDDDARFGELQLDSLSPSPAKAVQELSEYSWRSPEAREKYEQIKDLLGREMLDQRFAGMKEALENATDEDRQRVNDMLDDLNDLLDKHARGEDTEQDFQDFMGKHGEFFPENPSNVDELLDSLARRAAAAQRFRSSLSPQQRAELDALAEQAFGSPSLMNALNRLDAHLQAARPGEDWTGAQRFSGDNPMGMGEGAQALADIAELEQLADALSQSYSGATMEDVDLDALARQLGDQAAVDARTLAELERALVNQGFLDRGSDGQWRLSPKAMRQLGQAALRDVAQQLSGRHGERDTRRAGAAGELTGATRPWQFGDTEPWNVTRTVTNAVLRQAGRREDGPAVPIQVAVQDVEISETETRTQACVALLVDTSFSMVMENRWLPMKRTALALNHLISTRFRSDALQIIAFGRYARTLSAAELTALEGVYEQGTNLHHALALASRHLRRHPNAQPVVLVVTDGEPTAHLEGFGDGADSVSQPEVFFDYPPHPRTIAHTVRGFDEVARLGAQVTIFRLGSDPGLARFIDQVARRVAGRVVVPDLDGLGAAVVGDYLRSRRH, encoded by the coding sequence GCCGGCGGGCACGGGCACACCTCGAGGTACTCCCGGTACACCGGCGGGCCGGATCCGCTGGCACCGCCGATCGATCTGCGCGACGCGCTTGAGCAGATCGGTCAGAACGTGATGGAGGGTAGCTCGCCGCGCCGCGCGTTCTCGGAGCTGCTGCGCCGCGGCACGCGCAATATGCGCGGCACCGACCGGCTGGCCGCCGAGGCGAACCGGCGGCGACGGGAACTGCTGCAGCGCAACAACCTCGACGGCACACTGCAGGACATCAAGAAGCTCCTCGATGAGGCTGTGCTCGCCGAGCGTAAGGAACTCGCTCGCGCTCTGGACGACGACGCGCGGTTCGGTGAACTGCAGCTCGATTCTCTGTCGCCATCACCGGCCAAGGCTGTGCAAGAGCTCTCGGAGTACTCATGGCGCTCACCCGAGGCGCGCGAAAAGTATGAGCAGATCAAGGATCTGCTCGGTCGTGAGATGCTCGATCAGCGCTTCGCCGGCATGAAAGAGGCGTTGGAGAACGCCACCGACGAGGATCGTCAGCGCGTCAACGACATGCTCGACGATCTGAATGACTTGCTGGACAAGCACGCTCGCGGCGAGGACACCGAGCAGGACTTTCAAGATTTCATGGGCAAGCACGGCGAATTCTTCCCGGAGAACCCGTCCAACGTCGACGAGCTGCTCGACTCGCTGGCGCGGCGGGCGGCCGCCGCTCAGCGTTTCCGCAGCAGCCTCTCGCCGCAGCAGCGTGCCGAGCTGGATGCCCTTGCCGAGCAGGCTTTCGGATCGCCGTCGCTGATGAACGCGCTGAACCGGCTCGACGCGCATCTGCAGGCAGCCCGCCCCGGCGAGGATTGGACAGGCGCGCAGCGGTTCTCCGGCGACAACCCCATGGGCATGGGGGAGGGCGCGCAAGCGCTGGCCGACATCGCCGAGCTGGAGCAGTTGGCCGACGCGTTGTCGCAGAGCTATTCCGGGGCCACGATGGAGGACGTCGACCTCGACGCGCTGGCCCGGCAGCTCGGCGACCAGGCCGCCGTCGATGCCCGCACCCTGGCCGAGCTGGAACGGGCACTGGTCAATCAGGGCTTCCTGGATCGCGGATCCGACGGGCAGTGGCGGCTCTCGCCCAAGGCCATGCGTCAGCTCGGTCAGGCAGCTTTGCGGGATGTGGCACAGCAACTTTCGGGACGGCACGGAGAACGTGACACGCGCCGCGCCGGTGCGGCCGGTGAGCTGACCGGGGCCACCCGGCCGTGGCAGTTCGGCGATACCGAACCGTGGAACGTCACCAGGACTGTGACCAACGCCGTGCTGCGCCAAGCCGGCAGGCGCGAGGACGGCCCAGCGGTGCCGATTCAAGTCGCGGTTCAGGACGTCGAGATCTCCGAGACCGAGACGCGCACCCAAGCATGCGTGGCGCTGCTGGTGGACACCTCGTTCTCGATGGTGATGGAGAATCGCTGGCTGCCGATGAAGCGCACCGCGCTGGCGTTGAATCATCTGATCAGCACCCGGTTCCGATCGGATGCCCTGCAGATCATCGCGTTCGGCCGCTATGCCCGCACCCTGAGTGCCGCCGAATTGACTGCGCTGGAAGGGGTTTACGAGCAGGGCACCAACCTGCATCACGCGCTGGCCCTGGCATCGCGGCACCTGCGTCGTCACCCCAATGCGCAGCCTGTGGTGCTTGTGGTCACCGACGGTGAGCCGACCGCGCATCTCGAAGGATTCGGAGACGGCGCTGATTCGGTTTCACAGCCGGAGGTGTTCTTCGACTATCCACCGCATCCCCGCACCATTGCCCACACCGTGCGGGGTTTCGACGAGGTCGCGCGGCTGGGCGCCCAAGTGACGATCTTCCGGCTCGGCAGTGATCCCGGGTTGGCCCGGTTCATCGACCAGGTGGCCCGACGCGTCGCAGGTCGCGTGGTTGTGCCGGATCTCGACGGCCTCGGCGCCGCGGTCGTCGGCGACTATCTGCGATCCCGCCGGCACTAG
- a CDS encoding alpha/beta hydrolase-fold protein: MVRTHTVVAGETLWALALRFYGEAELYRLVAAASGISNPNVLNVGQQLVFPDFTRYTAVAGDTLPALAARFYGDADLHHLIGIASGVTDADTIGAGQRLIIPDITKYRVAPGDTLSALALRFYGNAAFYSPIAAVNNIANPNALSPGQVLIIFTGRSDGFGLRIVDRNENDPRLWYYRFQTDAIGWNPGVNVLLPDDYRTSGRTYPVLYMFHGGNDDFRSFDFMGIRDWTAGKPIIVVMPDGGHAGWYSNPVSSFVGPRNWETFHIAQLLPWIEANFRTYAEYDGRAVGGFSMGGFGALKYAAKYYGHFASVSAHSGPASLRRDFGLVVHWANITSAVLDLAGGTVYGAPLWDQARVSADNPVERIESYRNKRIFLVAGTSPDPINWFDSANETEVLAGQREFRGLLDAAGIPQDWHEVPGGHVFRPEMFAIDLDGIIARLRPAA; the protein is encoded by the coding sequence ATGGTCAGGACACACACGGTGGTTGCCGGAGAAACGCTGTGGGCATTGGCGTTGCGCTTCTACGGCGAAGCCGAGCTGTATCGCCTGGTCGCCGCCGCCAGCGGGATCAGCAACCCCAATGTCCTCAATGTGGGACAACAGCTGGTCTTTCCCGACTTCACCAGATACACCGCCGTCGCGGGAGACACCCTGCCGGCCTTGGCTGCGCGCTTCTACGGGGATGCGGACCTGCACCATTTGATCGGTATTGCCAGCGGCGTCACCGATGCCGACACCATCGGCGCGGGCCAGCGGCTGATCATCCCCGATATCACGAAATACCGGGTCGCACCCGGGGATACGCTGTCGGCCTTGGCGTTGCGCTTCTACGGCAACGCCGCCTTCTACTCCCCGATCGCCGCTGTCAACAACATCGCGAACCCCAACGCGTTGAGCCCCGGGCAGGTCCTGATCATCTTTACCGGCCGCAGTGACGGCTTCGGTCTTCGGATAGTCGATCGAAACGAAAACGACCCGCGGCTGTGGTACTACCGCTTCCAGACCGACGCGATCGGCTGGAACCCCGGCGTAAACGTGCTACTGCCCGACGACTACCGCACCAGCGGGCGCACCTATCCGGTGCTCTACATGTTCCACGGTGGCAACGACGACTTCCGTTCGTTCGACTTCATGGGTATCCGCGACTGGACCGCGGGAAAGCCGATCATCGTCGTGATGCCCGACGGCGGGCACGCGGGCTGGTACTCCAATCCGGTCAGCTCGTTCGTCGGCCCGCGGAACTGGGAGACCTTCCACATCGCCCAGTTGCTGCCCTGGATCGAGGCGAACTTCCGCACGTACGCCGAGTACGACGGCCGAGCGGTCGGTGGATTCTCGATGGGCGGCTTCGGTGCCCTGAAGTACGCCGCCAAGTACTACGGCCACTTCGCGTCGGTGAGCGCCCATTCAGGCCCAGCGAGCCTGCGGCGCGATTTCGGGCTCGTCGTGCACTGGGCCAACATCACGTCGGCGGTTCTGGACCTGGCCGGCGGAACGGTCTACGGCGCACCGCTGTGGGACCAGGCCAGGGTCAGCGCCGATAACCCGGTCGAGCGCATCGAAAGCTACCGCAACAAGCGGATCTTCCTCGTCGCTGGCACCAGTCCAGATCCGATCAACTGGTTCGACAGCGCGAACGAGACCGAAGTGCTCGCCGGCCAACGGGAGTTCCGCGGACTGCTCGATGCCGCAGGCATACCTCAGGATTGGCATGAGGTGCCCGGCGGCCACGTCTTCCGGCCCGAGATGTTCGCCATCGACCTCGACGGCATCATTGCCCGACTTCGCCCCGCCGCATAA
- a CDS encoding DUF3558 family protein, translating to MVTRTVIAGAAFGALVLAACGTSERPDLPPAAAAGSGFHATDCNGITDADVTKAAGSMFTKVVVNDSGCFWQENTVLGTFGAGMGISTWWYRGSDMDTERALEKRAGRTLTELSLNGNKGFKAADANVCSIYVSKGTDVITWSIQSMNPAVLPDLCTITEQLAQVSQARVN from the coding sequence ATGGTTACGCGCACCGTCATCGCAGGTGCCGCTTTCGGTGCTCTGGTGCTGGCGGCGTGCGGAACGTCGGAGCGCCCGGACTTGCCGCCGGCGGCCGCAGCCGGCAGCGGCTTCCACGCCACGGATTGCAACGGCATCACCGATGCCGACGTGACCAAGGCCGCTGGTTCGATGTTCACCAAGGTCGTGGTGAACGACTCAGGCTGCTTCTGGCAGGAGAACACCGTGCTGGGCACCTTCGGCGCTGGCATGGGCATCTCCACCTGGTGGTACCGGGGGAGTGACATGGACACCGAGCGGGCGCTGGAAAAACGCGCCGGGCGCACGCTGACCGAGCTTTCCCTCAACGGGAACAAGGGCTTCAAAGCGGCCGATGCGAACGTCTGCAGCATCTATGTCAGCAAGGGCACCGACGTCATCACCTGGTCGATCCAGTCGATGAACCCCGCCGTCTTGCCGGATCTGTGCACCATCACCGAGCAACTCGCCCAAGTCAGCCAGGCTCGCGTGAACTGA
- the treS gene encoding maltose alpha-D-glucosyltransferase gives MSQVAEPEPDDQTNEPTEITFDEHLHPARPRALRFRPRVKAPFIRRSVAQDGPATGDNPAYVSWLLSQSMLADANEISQQFSGQGSMWQNPYATPSPRGAVDTAAVWFTAYPLSLITRPGQSFLKAMADEDMWKAFAEIGVDAIHTGPVKRAGGIAGWQLTPSVDGHFDRISTQIDPAFGTEDEFRQMCGTANWYGGTIIDDIVPGHTGKGADFRLAEMKYADYPGIYHMVEVDPLDWDHLPDVPHGRDSVNIDTVTEDWLDKAGYIIGRLQRVIFYAEGVKETNWSVTRPVVGIDGVERRWVYLHYFKDGQPSINWLDPSFAGMRLVIGDALHSLTDLGTGGLRLDANGFLGAEKTAAEDSTAWSEGHPLSEAANHLIASMVRKVGGFTFQELNLTIDDIREIGQAGADLSYDFINRPAYQHALATGDTEFLRLTLRTTLELGVEPASLVHALQNHDELTYELVHWSTGHRDDIYTFRGEEVTGEALGDIIRGDLTEKLTGENAPYNLVFTTNGIACTTATVIAAALGITDLDEIDDTGGERSDGVSVDQIRRAHLLLAMFNALQPGVFALSGWDMCGMLTLPAADVEALLHSGDTRWIHRAAHDLMGHNPTATRSIAGIPRGRSLYGSIPEQLVDETSFLRQLQAILRVRKHYEIATSRQVDIPEVSHRGMLVLVHELANGDHQLTVLNFANEDIAGTVRSEALPPGASVSDMFTGKTLATVDDLHSFAIEMPAHHGMSLLVDGLLMRRGEVGQ, from the coding sequence ATGTCTCAGGTTGCCGAGCCGGAACCCGACGATCAGACCAACGAGCCGACTGAAATCACCTTCGACGAACACCTGCACCCAGCCCGGCCTAGGGCGTTGCGGTTTCGTCCGAGGGTCAAGGCGCCGTTCATCCGTCGTTCGGTGGCCCAGGACGGGCCGGCCACGGGTGACAACCCGGCGTATGTGTCGTGGCTGCTGAGCCAGTCGATGCTGGCCGACGCCAACGAGATCAGCCAACAGTTCTCCGGCCAGGGTTCGATGTGGCAGAACCCGTACGCCACACCCAGCCCGCGGGGCGCCGTCGACACCGCGGCGGTGTGGTTCACCGCCTATCCGCTTTCGCTGATCACCCGGCCGGGGCAGTCGTTTCTCAAGGCCATGGCTGATGAGGACATGTGGAAGGCGTTCGCCGAGATCGGTGTCGACGCCATCCACACGGGTCCGGTCAAACGGGCGGGTGGCATAGCGGGCTGGCAGCTGACGCCGAGCGTCGACGGGCACTTCGACCGCATCAGCACTCAGATCGACCCGGCCTTCGGCACCGAGGACGAGTTCCGGCAGATGTGCGGAACCGCCAACTGGTACGGCGGCACCATCATCGACGACATCGTGCCCGGCCACACCGGCAAGGGTGCGGACTTCCGGCTGGCCGAGATGAAGTACGCCGACTATCCCGGTATCTATCACATGGTCGAGGTCGACCCACTGGACTGGGACCACCTGCCCGACGTGCCGCACGGGCGCGACTCGGTCAACATCGACACCGTGACCGAGGACTGGCTCGATAAGGCCGGGTACATCATCGGGCGGCTGCAGCGAGTGATCTTCTACGCCGAGGGTGTCAAGGAAACCAATTGGAGTGTCACGCGACCGGTGGTGGGCATCGACGGCGTCGAGCGGCGCTGGGTGTATCTGCACTACTTCAAGGATGGGCAACCGTCGATCAACTGGCTGGACCCGTCGTTCGCCGGCATGCGGCTGGTGATCGGCGATGCGTTGCATTCCCTGACCGATCTGGGTACCGGTGGGCTTCGGTTGGATGCGAATGGATTTCTCGGCGCGGAGAAGACCGCGGCCGAGGACAGTACGGCCTGGTCGGAGGGGCACCCACTCTCGGAGGCGGCCAACCATCTGATCGCGAGCATGGTCCGCAAGGTCGGCGGGTTCACCTTTCAGGAACTGAACCTGACCATCGATGACATCCGCGAGATCGGGCAGGCCGGCGCAGACCTGTCGTACGACTTCATCAACCGCCCGGCCTACCAGCATGCGCTGGCGACGGGCGACACCGAGTTCCTGCGGCTGACCCTGCGGACCACCCTCGAACTCGGGGTCGAGCCGGCCTCTCTGGTGCATGCGTTGCAGAACCACGACGAGCTGACCTATGAGCTCGTGCACTGGTCGACCGGCCACCGCGACGACATCTACACCTTCCGGGGTGAGGAGGTCACCGGCGAAGCCCTCGGCGACATCATCCGTGGCGACCTCACCGAGAAGCTGACCGGTGAAAACGCGCCATACAACTTGGTTTTCACCACCAACGGTATCGCGTGTACCACGGCGACCGTCATCGCCGCCGCGCTGGGCATCACGGATCTGGACGAGATCGACGACACTGGGGGCGAGCGAAGCGACGGGGTATCTGTAGACCAGATCCGGCGCGCGCACCTGCTGCTGGCGATGTTCAACGCGCTGCAGCCGGGCGTGTTCGCGCTGTCCGGCTGGGATATGTGCGGGATGCTGACGCTTCCGGCGGCCGACGTGGAAGCACTTCTGCACAGCGGGGATACGCGCTGGATTCACCGGGCCGCGCATGACCTGATGGGCCACAACCCGACGGCGACCCGATCGATCGCCGGAATACCCAGGGGGAGAAGCCTTTACGGGTCAATCCCGGAGCAGCTGGTCGACGAGACCAGCTTTCTGCGACAGCTCCAGGCCATCCTCCGGGTCCGCAAGCACTACGAGATCGCCACCAGCCGCCAGGTCGACATTCCCGAGGTGTCCCATCGCGGCATGCTGGTGCTCGTCCACGAGTTGGCCAACGGTGACCACCAACTCACGGTGCTCAACTTCGCCAACGAGGACATCGCGGGCACCGTGCGCTCGGAGGCGCTGCCGCCCGGGGCGTCGGTGTCGGACATGTTCACCGGCAAGACGTTGGCCACCGTCGACGATCTGCACAGTTTCGCCATCGAAATGCCTGCCCACCACGGCATGTCGCTGTTGGTGGACGGATTGCTTATGCGGCGGGGCGAAGTCGGGCAATGA
- a CDS encoding SDR family NAD(P)-dependent oxidoreductase, whose amino-acid sequence MSTEPRNSEVVLVLDADTDTGRDTARRLLQAGCRVAVTARHPAPLTRIMHGYSASQIMAITADTSDAAQFGHLMDRIEHRFGHAVDRIVGTDGEAGRLALAS is encoded by the coding sequence ATGTCGACAGAGCCCCGCAACAGCGAAGTCGTCCTGGTCCTCGACGCGGACACGGACACCGGCCGCGACACCGCCCGCCGCCTGCTACAGGCCGGTTGTCGGGTCGCCGTCACGGCCCGCCACCCAGCGCCTCTAACCCGAATCATGCATGGCTACAGTGCATCTCAGATCATGGCGATCACCGCCGATACGTCGGATGCAGCCCAGTTCGGCCATCTCATGGACCGCATCGAGCACCGGTTCGGCCACGCCGTCGACCGAATTGTCGGCACCGACGGCGAGGCAGGCCGGCTGGCGCTGGCGTCCTGA
- a CDS encoding SDR family oxidoreductase has translation MPRCVLVTGATGTLGHHVVPEVTGAGHSVRALSRHKHIGYTGVHWCQGDLSAGTGLEAALDGVDVVVHCATQPTGNKDVRATENLIAAAHRAGVEHLVYISIVGIDRIPLPYYKAKLRAEEALAASDIGHTVVRATQFHELIEKIFAVQRFSPVLCALRGVRFQPISTRDVAVRLVELVDSAPAGRVADIGGPEVHDHDELGRMYLAARESKRRVVRLTLGGRIVAGYKSGANLAPDNAVGATTFQDHLSSGR, from the coding sequence ATGCCTCGGTGCGTATTAGTCACCGGCGCCACCGGAACGCTCGGCCATCACGTGGTGCCGGAGGTGACGGGCGCCGGTCATTCCGTCCGGGCCCTGAGCCGCCATAAGCACATCGGATACACCGGCGTGCATTGGTGTCAGGGCGATCTGAGCGCGGGAACCGGACTGGAGGCCGCGCTCGACGGTGTCGACGTCGTCGTCCACTGCGCGACTCAGCCCACCGGCAACAAGGACGTCAGGGCCACGGAGAACCTGATCGCCGCGGCTCACCGAGCCGGCGTCGAGCATCTCGTGTACATCTCGATCGTCGGGATCGACCGCATCCCGTTGCCCTACTACAAGGCCAAACTGCGGGCCGAGGAGGCGCTGGCAGCCTCGGACATCGGCCACACGGTCGTGCGCGCGACACAGTTCCACGAACTGATCGAGAAGATCTTCGCCGTCCAGCGATTCTCACCGGTGTTGTGTGCCCTGCGCGGTGTGCGGTTCCAACCGATCAGCACCCGGGACGTCGCTGTCAGATTGGTCGAACTGGTCGATTCCGCGCCGGCCGGCCGGGTGGCCGACATCGGCGGTCCCGAAGTACATGACCATGACGAACTTGGTCGTATGTACCTCGCGGCACGGGAAAGCAAGCGTCGTGTGGTCAGACTCACGCTCGGCGGCCGCATTGTCGCAGGTTACAAATCAGGCGCCAATCTGGCCCCCGATAACGCGGTCGGCGCCACAACTTTCCAGGATCACCTCAGTTCAGGCCGATAA
- a CDS encoding DUF3060 domain-containing protein → MHSYITGIIGVVAAGAAVCALSACGSSDNKNNSSPSATAGSSGLNVEIGNTINYASVGTTADIDCANGKSLTIGGTNNTLTVKGTCASVNIGGSDNKITFDQIDKDLAVLGFNNTVIYKAGDPKVTNTGSNNTVNKG, encoded by the coding sequence ATGCATAGCTACATCACCGGGATCATCGGCGTTGTTGCGGCGGGTGCCGCGGTTTGCGCGCTGTCCGCGTGCGGCAGCTCGGACAACAAGAACAACTCTTCGCCGTCAGCGACAGCCGGCAGTTCGGGTCTCAACGTCGAAATCGGCAACACGATCAACTACGCGTCCGTCGGGACTACTGCCGACATCGATTGCGCCAACGGCAAATCACTCACCATCGGTGGTACCAACAACACCCTGACCGTTAAGGGCACGTGCGCCAGCGTCAACATCGGCGGTTCGGACAACAAGATCACCTTCGACCAGATCGACAAAGATCTGGCCGTGCTCGGGTTCAACAACACCGTGATCTACAAGGCCGGCGACCCGAAGGTCACGAACACCGGCAGCAACAACACGGTCAACAAGGGCTGA
- a CDS encoding TetR/AcrR family transcriptional regulator has translation MSARQVAGGRRSQPRTARLSRDVIVNAALTFLDRDGWDALTINALASQLGTKGPSLYNHVDSLDDLRRTVRMRVIDDIVSMLNTVAQGRTREDAIVAMASAYRSYAHHHPGRYSAFTRMPFGGDDPQYSAATKAAAAPVIDVLASFGLEGEDAFYAALEFWSALHGFVLLEMTGVMDDIDTDAVFTDMLLRLASGLERR, from the coding sequence ATGTCAGCTCGGCAGGTGGCCGGCGGTCGGCGCAGCCAGCCGCGGACCGCAAGGCTGAGTCGGGATGTCATCGTCAACGCAGCCCTGACGTTCCTCGACCGTGACGGTTGGGACGCCTTGACCATCAACGCGTTGGCCAGCCAGCTCGGCACCAAGGGGCCATCGCTGTACAACCACGTCGACAGCCTCGACGACCTGCGCCGCACGGTCCGGATGCGGGTGATCGACGACATCGTCTCGATGCTGAATACCGTGGCCCAGGGGCGTACCCGCGAGGACGCCATCGTGGCCATGGCCAGCGCGTATCGCAGCTATGCCCACCACCATCCCGGCCGGTATTCGGCCTTCACCCGGATGCCGTTCGGCGGCGATGATCCGCAGTACTCAGCGGCCACGAAGGCTGCCGCCGCACCGGTGATCGATGTCCTCGCCTCGTTCGGCCTGGAAGGGGAGGACGCGTTTTACGCCGCGCTCGAATTCTGGTCGGCCCTGCACGGGTTTGTCCTGCTGGAGATGACCGGCGTGATGGACGATATCGACACCGATGCGGTGTTCACCGATATGCTGCTGCGATTGGCTTCTGGTCTGGAGCGGCGGTAG
- a CDS encoding DUF1707 domain-containing protein: MSTSAPQNRSTRAADTDRIQVAQLLTDAAATGRLPMTEYEDRLTKAYSAQTYDDLARLSNDLLGVIPCPYGACHPAPSTLLLAIMSGFERRGRWNVPKRLTTFTLFGGGVVDMRYADFTAPDVEIRSYSICGGQTILVPPEVNVDVGGHAVMGSFDHSVKGEGAPGAPRVHIRGFSLWGSVGIKRKKRRNQIEE, from the coding sequence ATGAGCACTTCAGCGCCGCAGAACCGCTCGACGCGAGCTGCCGACACCGATCGGATTCAGGTGGCGCAGCTGCTCACTGATGCGGCTGCCACAGGCCGGCTGCCCATGACGGAGTACGAGGACCGGTTAACCAAGGCTTACTCCGCGCAGACGTACGACGATCTGGCCCGGTTGAGCAATGATCTGCTCGGCGTTATTCCGTGTCCCTATGGTGCCTGCCATCCCGCACCGTCGACTCTACTGCTGGCCATCATGAGCGGATTCGAACGCCGCGGCCGCTGGAATGTGCCGAAGAGACTCACCACATTCACGCTTTTCGGTGGCGGTGTGGTCGATATGCGCTACGCCGATTTCACCGCGCCCGATGTCGAAATCCGGTCCTATTCGATTTGCGGTGGACAAACCATTCTGGTGCCACCGGAAGTGAATGTGGATGTCGGTGGGCACGCTGTTATGGGAAGCTTCGACCATTCGGTCAAGGGCGAGGGCGCCCCCGGCGCGCCACGGGTACACATTCGCGGCTTCTCACTGTGGGGCAGCGTCGGGATCAAACGCAAGAAGCGACGCAACCAGATCGAAGAATAG
- a CDS encoding DUF3558 domain-containing protein translates to MRRRVVEAAAVVVTAMVTVAACSHTVSGTAQRADAGSAGSDRGYGYVDDRCGLLVDTSVREFLKADNIVRPYSGAVCQYVLSRSGGPNAAPLMLDVVFSWFESGSLEREHAVARDRKAQITDIVVERHEAFLARRDVTGAACSATAAAGSGVLSWWVQYRGQNGGDPCQDAQMLLSKTLQAEL, encoded by the coding sequence ATGCGTCGGCGTGTTGTGGAGGCTGCTGCCGTGGTGGTCACCGCAATGGTGACTGTCGCGGCGTGCTCGCACACCGTCAGCGGGACGGCGCAGCGCGCCGACGCCGGTAGCGCGGGCTCGGACCGTGGCTACGGATATGTCGATGACCGATGCGGTCTGCTGGTCGACACCTCGGTCCGGGAATTCCTCAAGGCGGACAACATCGTTCGTCCCTACAGCGGCGCGGTCTGTCAGTACGTGCTGTCGCGCAGCGGCGGGCCGAACGCTGCGCCGCTGATGCTCGACGTGGTGTTCTCGTGGTTCGAATCGGGATCCCTTGAGCGTGAACATGCGGTGGCTCGGGATCGGAAAGCGCAGATCACCGATATTGTCGTCGAACGCCATGAGGCGTTCCTGGCACGCCGCGACGTTACGGGCGCGGCGTGCTCCGCCACCGCGGCGGCGGGTTCGGGCGTGCTCAGCTGGTGGGTGCAGTACCGCGGCCAGAATGGCGGCGATCCGTGCCAGGACGCTCAGATGCTGCTGTCGAAGACGTTGCAGGCGGAGCTCTGA